Genomic segment of Candidatus Paceibacterota bacterium:
TTGACCGCCAGCAGATTCGCCTACTACCAGATATAAGTTTACCATATGCAGAAAACCCACACGATTTCATCATGTGGGTTTTGAATGTCAGCGGCTCATTCCATGCCGAGTGGTTAGACCACCAAATTTTTAGGACAAAGGTCAAAGTGCAGAAAGTGCAAAGTGACCAAGGTCTAAGTGCTAACTTGCGTGACGGAGAGCCGAAGAGTCCCGTACCAATCGTTGCCGAGCCAGTCCCAATTGAGAATCACCTTGTCGCCGCACCCGTAGAGATACGGGACAGAGAGGCTACCGAGGCGGTCCCGCACGACTGATGCCCAGCCGAAGACTGCCTTATCTTTAAAGTATTTCCTGAAAAAGACAATACCTTTCTTCTGGATTTCTTCAAGGTCTCGAAGACCAAGACAAGTCTTCAACGTGTCGGTTTCCCTGAGATGAGTGTAGATTTTGTTTCCCCCGATACACCCATCCTTCTGACCATCATGTAACCATTGCTCCACCTTGGTGATGTCATATTCCGTAGGACCGACATTCTCCAATTTCGGATGCATCACTTCCTTCACCCAATCTGGATATGAAGGACGAATGGAGCGATCTACGCGGATAACAGGGTCAATCGCCAGTTCTGGTTCAAGGATGGGTTTGGGCTTGATGATTAATTCCGCTTCGCCACTAGCGAGCCGAATGACCGACTTAAGGTTATCACCAGTAGAAAGCCAATCCAAAACGGCTGTACTACCGCCGTTGCGTTGGAAAGCGAATTCCAATTTCTGACCCGCACCTTGACTCATTGTGAACGTGCTATTCATAATAGCTTGTCCTTTCTTTATTGTGAGCGAGCCTTATTAAGGCATGCTCTGGTTTATTATGCTGGGCTCTTCGCCACAGCACTCAAAGCCCTAAAGTAAGGCGCTAAATGCTGTGGCGAACGCAAATTAGAGTATCAAAGAACTTATGTTATGATAAGTATTATATCATAACTGTTTTATAAGTCAAGTCAATGAAATAATGACTCTATTTAGGTATATATTTGTGTCACCCTATTCTACTTTGTGCGGGATGGGAGAATCGAACTCCCGACCGATGATTGGAAATCAGCTGTTATACCATTTAACTAATCCCGCATATGTTGATTGAGAACAAAATCTATACTAGCAATAATATCCACCCGTAACAAGATGTAATGCTATATTTGTATTTTAAAAACTTATTTACTTACTGACTTATCTTCAGGAGAGACTGCTTCTTTGATCTCATCAACTTCTTTCTTGATCTCTTTTATAGTCGCTTGAATCTGATGTATCTCTGCTTCCTCTTCTTGAACCTCCCTTTCAGTCTTGTCCGTAGCTTTCTTTTCTTTTTTGAGACCACTCATCACAATACTTTGTCCAATAAAAGAAGAAACAAAAAGACCTGTTGCAAGAAGTATTATTGTAACGATGATCGCGTTCACTGGTTCATAGAATAACCAGCCCAACCATCCTCCCCTAGCCTGCAAAATGTCTGCTGTATGCCATACACCGCGCCAGAAAAGCACAATGGCCGTACCTCCGATGAGAGTATAAACTATCGGATACCTGCTCAAATGACCACGTACATTATCTTCAAATTTATCAAAGAAATTAACTATTTTTTTTATCATGTCGGAGCGCCGGGATTCGAACCCGGAGTCGCCTCTTCCCAAAAGAGGAATGTTAGCCGTTACACCACGCTCCGATAACTAAACTATCCTAACATATTATAAAATAATATTCTCTATCATTCTTAATTTCGCCATACGATTGGCCATATTCAAATAGACGCATATAACGTGAAAACGAAATTCTATTTCAAGTCCTATATGGTTTTCATCCAAATAGGTTTCTACCATACGCCTAATATGCCTAATTTTCAAGCCATGAACATTATCTTCTGGACGACGAGTATCATTACCAAGATCGTGAAAAGATTGAACGGTAACACTTTTGACTTCAAAAAAATGTAGAATATTGTCTTTTTGAGCAATAATGTCTATTTCTCCCCAAACCTTTCTATAATTACGATCAACGATAATAAACCCTTTATTTACAAGGAATTTACAGGAAATGTCTTCGCCCTTATTCCCTGTCAACTTGTTATTAGACTTCCTATTTTGACGTATATTAGCCATAAAACCTGTCTTTTATACACCAAATCCACAGGGTTATCCCCAGTTGTCCATTACTTTTACGATTTTTAGCCGTATTCTTTAGGACTTAGTCTCATATAAGTCCTATGCAAAATTAGATGCGCAATAAAAACGCCTAAAAATATAAGTTAATTAGAGACAACAATATTTAATAACCTCTTCCCTGTGCGGGTAGGGAGAATCGAACTCCCAACTTATCGTTGGCAACGATACGTTTTACCACTAAACTATACCCGCTTTGATTACAAACAAGAGTATAACTGTATTAAGTCTTTTTTACAAATTATATCTATACTGTGCTTGCACTACGAAGCAATTGGCTATTAGCCAATTGCGAAGTAGTGCGCTCGGTAGGACTCGAACCTACAACCCCTTGGTCCGAAGCCAAGTGCTCTATCCATTGAGCCACGAGCGCGTATCTCCATAATACTGTATTAATAGCTTTTGCCAAGCTCTCATAAGTCTGAAGACATAGACATCTGTTATATAAAGACACATACAACCCTTATAATCAGGGTTTTTCTTTATAATACGCTTGGTTGGCTTATAAATTGTTCTGTGAAACAAGCTTGGATTTACACCCAATTTACCAGCCCAAAACATTTCTATATTTTCATATCCAGGAACTCTATGTATAAAAAGACGACATTTTATCCTATCGCTATCAACCTTTAGATATTTCTGAATCCAGTTATACATAAAAACAACCATGTCTGGATCAGAATTCACAAATTGAAAATTATTGTGTCTTTTGGCACCTTCAGCCCAATATAAAGTAATCCCAATCAAAAACCGATGATCGGTCTGCATTTCCTTAAAAATCTTTTTTGCATCTTCAAAAGCCACTATTTCCCTATTGAGTCTTGACTGCCGATTGGTCGCGGCCGACTTCAACATACCCTTTCCTCTCCTATCAACTAACCTTTTAGCAATACCCTCTTTTTCTTCTCTAGAAAATTCCAAATCTTTGAACCAATATGACAATAATCCCCTTGATACGGGTACTATTTGTGTTATTTCAGAGTAAGTCATACCCTGTTTTCGTAGCTCTATTGCTTTATTTTTTTCTATTAATCTTGCTGTCATGTTACATAACTATAATACACTGTTCAATTTTTGAATACAAGCATGGATTTATCAACCGCAAACAACCTGATTGGAGAAAACCCCAAACTATTGTAGAATCAATGTCATGAAAAACAAGGATGAAACAATCCCAAAGGAAGTTGCAGATACCCTTAGAACCCTAGAAAATGCCAAATTTGAGGCGTATCTAGTAGGGGGCTGTGTTCGTGACATCTTCTTAGGAAGAAAGCCTAGGGACTGGGATATAACCACCAATGCCAAACCAGACCAGATTCAAGCTTTGTTTCCAAAAACCGTCTATGAAAATACCTTCGGTACAGTTGCTGTCATAAATGAACAAACTGAAGACTTAACTCTAAAGAATATAGAGATAACGCCTTACCGAACCGAAACTGGTTATAGCGACCGCAGACACCCAAACGAGGTAACTTTCAGTACAAAGATAGAGGACGATCTCAAAAGACGTGACTTTACCGTAAACGCCATAGCTATAAACTTGTCCAATGGAGCCATAAAAGACACTATTGATCTTTATGGTGGACTAAAAGACATTCAGGATAAGACTATAAGGACAGTCGGGGAAGCCAAGGACCGCTTCAATGAAGACGCTTTGCGTATGATTAGAGCCGTTCGTTTGGCTGTGGAATTAGGTTTCACGTGTAACTCCGAAACTTTCAAGGCTATACAGAGCCATAATTCACTAATAAAAGAAGTATCCTTGGAAAGGGTTAGGGATGAGTTTACCAAGATAATGATGTCAGAAAGTCCAAAGAAAGGTATTGAATTACTTCACGAATCAGGATTGCTTCAATACATTATCCCTGAATTAGAACAGGGAATTGGTGTAAAACAACCGCAAGCACACCTTTACGATGTTTGGGAACACTTGCTTAGGACCGTTCAACATTCAGCAGACAAGGGTTACGACTTGGATATGCGCCTATCGGCTTTATTCCACGATATAGGTAAACCAAAGAC
This window contains:
- a CDS encoding YraN family protein yields the protein MANIRQNRKSNNKLTGNKGEDISCKFLVNKGFIIVDRNYRKVWGEIDIIAQKDNILHFFEVKSVTVQSFHDLGNDTRRPEDNVHGLKIRHIRRMVETYLDENHIGLEIEFRFHVICVYLNMANRMAKLRMIENIIL
- a CDS encoding HD domain-containing protein, with the protein product MKNKDETIPKEVADTLRTLENAKFEAYLVGGCVRDIFLGRKPRDWDITTNAKPDQIQALFPKTVYENTFGTVAVINEQTEDLTLKNIEITPYRTETGYSDRRHPNEVTFSTKIEDDLKRRDFTVNAIAINLSNGAIKDTIDLYGGLKDIQDKTIRTVGEAKDRFNEDALRMIRAVRLAVELGFTCNSETFKAIQSHNSLIKEVSLERVRDEFTKIMMSESPKKGIELLHESGLLQYIIPELEQGIGVKQPQAHLYDVWEHLLRTVQHSADKGYDLDMRLSALFHDIGKPKTKDFSRETNQPTFYGHDVVGSRETRRILEKLKFSRATIEKVTKLVRWHMFFADPEQISLSAVRRMVVNVGPDNIWNLMNLRMCDRIGTGRPKEDPYRLRKYKSMIEEAVRAPVSVKMLKIDGKRIMEIANIPPSPKVGMVLNALMEEVLDDPKLNTKDYLEEKTQKLIALSEEELNNLATKGKEKKAEAEEKEIEEIRNKHSVR